A window of Canis lupus baileyi chromosome 3, mCanLup2.hap1, whole genome shotgun sequence genomic DNA:
GAgtctggagggggagggaggagcaggcaggACTGCGTACCCGGAGCCCGCTCGCCCGGCGGCCGGGGTGGGTGCCGGGAAGGTAGGATCCAGGGGGAGACATCCACCGGGAGGGCGAAGGAAGGGGGAGagcggggctcgggcggcaggGACCGCGTTCCGGGGCGGCGGCGTGTCTGTTGCGATTAGAAAGTTGTGGGGGCGCCGGGAGCTGCCTCATCTGCTGAGTAATCTGGCTCTCGGCGGGGCGGGCGCAGACCCCTTGCCAGCGGGGGGCGAGGGCgcgcggccgggggcgggcggggtcGGCGGCTGCGGAGCAGGCGGGCAGCGCCCGGCGGACGCGGGGTGCCCGGGGGCCGCGCCTTCGGCCCTCCGCGCCCCCCCGGGCAGCGGCCGGGATCCTAACTGAGCCTGTTCTCTCTGCAGCCTGGTGCCTTGGGAAAGGAAGAGGGCGCGCGGACACGCGTTCCAGGCGGGGTCGGCGAGGATCTCCCGGGCGCCGCTCGCTTCCCCGCCGGCTTGCTCGCCCGCGGCTGCTCCCTCGGCCCTTCGCCCGCGCGCGCATCCCCTCCCGCACCAGGGAGTAGTTCTGGGTGGCGTGGGCTCCGTCCTCTTCTTGGCTGGTGGGAACCGTGTGCCTGAGAGAGGAAGTCTGGTGGGCCCGGCCCCTCCCAGCCCAGCGCCGATGAGTGCCCGGGCGCCCAAGGAGCTGAGGCTGGCGCTGCCGCCGTGTCTCCTCAACCGGACCTTTGCTTCCCCCAACGCCAGCGGCAGCGGCAACGCCAGTGCCCGCGGCCCGGGTACAGGCGCCAGCGGAGGCGGCACCTGCATCACGCAGGTGGGACAGCAGCTCTTCCAGTCCTTCTCCTCCACGCTGGTGCTGATCGTCCTGGTCACCCTCATCTTCTGCCTCATCGTGCTGTCCCTCTCCACCTTCCACATCCACAAGCGCAGGATGAAGAAGCGGAAGATGCAGAGGGCTCAGGAGGAGTACGAGCGGGATCACTGCAGCAGCAATCGCGGCGGCAGGGGGCTGCCCCCGGCGGGCGGCCAGGCCCCAGCCCAAGCCAAAGAAACCCGGCTGGAGAGGCAGCCCCGGGACTTTGCCTTCTGCACCCCCTCCGACGCCTCCTCTTCGTCTCTGTCCCCTGGCCTCCCGTGCCAGGGTCCCTGTGCTCCTCCGGCTCCACCACCCGCCCCCAGTCCGCAAGGAGCACAAGCAGCCTCCTCCTGTTTGGACACAGCTGGCGAGGGCCTTTTGCAAACGGTGGTACTGTCCTGATCATTTagccccctcttccctccccttcctcatctCCAGCATCTTTGCCGTCCTTGCTTTCTCCCCCTCCATCTTTCCTCTTCCACTTTTCTctggcctc
This region includes:
- the C3H11orf87 gene encoding uncharacterized protein C11orf87 homolog isoform X2; translated protein: MGMGLEGSEAGQGRRVWRGREEQAGLRTRSPLARRPGLVPWERKRARGHAFQAGSARISRAPLASPPACSPAAAPSALRPRAHPLPHQGVVLGGVGSVLFLAGGNRVPERGSLVGPAPPSPAPMSARAPKELRLALPPCLLNRTFASPNASGSGNASARGPGTGASGGGTCITQVGQQLFQSFSSTLVLIVLVTLIFCLIVLSLSTFHIHKRRMKKRKMQRAQEEYERDHCSSNRGGRGLPPAGGQAPAQAKETRLERQPRDFAFCTPSDASSSSLSPGLPCQGPCAPPAPPPAPSPQGAQAASSCLDTAGEGLLQTVVLS
- the C3H11orf87 gene encoding uncharacterized protein C11orf87 homolog isoform X1; amino-acid sequence: MGMGLEGSEAGQGRRVWRGREEQAGLRTRSPLARRPGWVPGSLVPWERKRARGHAFQAGSARISRAPLASPPACSPAAAPSALRPRAHPLPHQGVVLGGVGSVLFLAGGNRVPERGSLVGPAPPSPAPMSARAPKELRLALPPCLLNRTFASPNASGSGNASARGPGTGASGGGTCITQVGQQLFQSFSSTLVLIVLVTLIFCLIVLSLSTFHIHKRRMKKRKMQRAQEEYERDHCSSNRGGRGLPPAGGQAPAQAKETRLERQPRDFAFCTPSDASSSSLSPGLPCQGPCAPPAPPPAPSPQGAQAASSCLDTAGEGLLQTVVLS
- the C3H11orf87 gene encoding uncharacterized protein C11orf87 homolog isoform X3 is translated as MSARAPKELRLALPPCLLNRTFASPNASGSGNASARGPGTGASGGGTCITQVGQQLFQSFSSTLVLIVLVTLIFCLIVLSLSTFHIHKRRMKKRKMQRAQEEYERDHCSSNRGGRGLPPAGGQAPAQAKETRLERQPRDFAFCTPSDASSSSLSPGLPCQGPCAPPAPPPAPSPQGAQAASSCLDTAGEGLLQTVVLS